The sequence below is a genomic window from Lolium perenne isolate Kyuss_39 chromosome 4, Kyuss_2.0, whole genome shotgun sequence.
tacaataatctcatgatctgccttacatgattgagattcatatgatgatgcttgtaatctagatgtcattatgctagtcaagtggattttacttatgtgatctccggagactccttgtcccacgtgtgtaaaggtgacagtgtgtgcaccgtgtgggtctcttaggctatatttcacagaatacttattcactgttatgaatgacatagtgaagtgcttatttatatccctttatgattgcaatgtgttttgtatcacaatttatctgtgtgctactctagtgatgttattaaagtagtttattcctcctgcacggtgtaatggtgacagtgtgtgcatcgtgtagtacttggcgtaggctatgattgtgatctcttgtagattatgaagttaactattgctatgatagtattgatgtgatctattcctcctttcgtagtgtgaaggtgacagtgtgcatgctatgttagtacttggtttggttatgttgacctgtcatgcactctaaggttatttaaacatgaacattgaatattgtggagcttgttaactccggcattgagggttcgtgtaatcctacacagttagtggtgttcatcatccaacaagagggtgtagagtctagcatctatctatttattctgttatgtgatcaatgttgagagtgtcaactagtgaaagtatgatccctaggccttgttcctaaatactgctatcgctgcttgtttactgttctactgcatgtttacttcctgcaatattactaccatcaactgcacgccagcaagcacttttctggcaccgttactactgctcatattcatccatactacttgtatttcactatctcttcgccgaactagtgcacctattaggtgtgttggggacacaagagacttcttgctttgtggttgcagggttgcttgagagggatatctttgacctcttcctccctgagttcgataaaccttgggtgatccacttaagggaaacttgctgctgttctacaaacctctgctcttggaggcccaacactgtctacaagaatagaagcacccgtagacatcaagcggtatggatgaagaggttcattgttgaccttggtgtggttcctagtgcattggacccgttagtcatttattgtgacaacacaggtgccatcgccaatgcaaaggaaccaaggtcacacaagaagctgaagcatatcaagctgcgttttcattcgattcgcgagtacatcgaagatggtgaagtagagatttgcaaagtacacacagatctgaatgttgcagatccgttgactaaagctctccctagggcaaagcatgaccaacaccagaatgtcatgggtgttaggtaccttacaatgtaatctagattattgactctagtgcaagtgggagactgttggagatatgcccaagaggcaataataaagtggttattataatatctttgtgtttatgataaatgtttgcataccatgctataattgtattaaaagaaacattgatacatgtgtgttatgtaaacaacaaggagtccctagtaagcctcttgtataactagcttgttgattaatggatgatcatggtttcgtgatcatgaacattggatgttattaataacaaggttatgtcattggttgaatgatataatggacacacacccatatgagcgtagcataagatcaagtcattaagttcaaaatgctataagctttcgatacatagttgtcttagtccttcgaccatgagatcatgtaaatcacttacaccggaagggtactttgattacatcaaacgccattgcgtaaatgggtggttataaagatgggattaagtatttggaaagtgtgagttgaggcatatggatcaatagtgggatttgtccatcctgatgacagatagatatactctgggccctctcggtggaatgtcgtctgattagcttgcaagcacatgattagatcatgagagatgacataccgcggtacgagtaaagagtacttgtcggtcacgaggttgaacaaggtatggagataccgatgatcaaacctcggacaagtagaatatcgtgtgacaaagggaattggcatcgtatgtaaatggttcaatcgatcactaagtcatcgttgaatatgtgggagccattatggatctccagatcccgctattggttattgctcggagaggagtctcgaccatgtctgcatagttcgcgaaccgtagggtgacgcgcttaagggtcgatgtcgcataagtagatttgaatatggtatggagacgaagttcgttcggagtctcggatgtgatgcaggatgtcacgaggaggtccgaaatagtccgtagaataagattcatataagggaagttgatttctgggtttcggaaaagttcgggatttttccggtggttgactggaaggttctagaaggttccagaagggtccaccatggggccccacgacctaggaggcctagcatgggccgaggggatgctccctggcctaatgggccgggggcacatgcccccccaaggcccaggccggccaaccccctagggtttcctagggggggatcaacttgggggaggggaaagccctctcccccctttggccgccgcccccctaaccctagatgggaaggggggccaccccagccgactggccccctatataaagaggggagggggtggccggccaccacaccccATCATTagcccctcctctggccgcctctccctccaccatacgctgctccggcttaggcgaagccctgcagttttcttcctccacctccaccaccacgccgtcgtgctgctggaatttggaggagatctaccacacctccgctgcccgctggaacgggagaggaaggagcttcatcgacaccgtacgcgcgaccgagtacggaagtgctgccggattgcagcaccggggacgatcgtctacatcaacaacgagattaatctcgtagactttggaatcttcgagggttagtctcatctccatctcgttgcttcgatcttgtagattagatcttgggtgttccatagattagatctgttggttttattcgtcttgcggtaggaatttttttgttttctatgctacgaaccccttcaattccatcaaccctaagccccaaatcggagggcattgccgaggagcaccctcgacaagccgcgtcccccaaagcccatttttgtccggcgcgccccgatacggtgttcggcgccccgagcccatccccgtcccacaggggacgctccgggcacgccggacacaacgaaaagcgaggcggggagtggcggggccgacccgtcagcggcacagttaattttaacctaaccgtcgcctacctcgcgacggaagttatttgcGCGCAGTGACACAtggcggcatctttgccttaatggcgacggaggggcaggcgagacgtctcgtcggtgccgcgcagcctccacgcgtcgccggcgttcgcacgccaccgcccgttcccgcgcgatcttcccgcctcttctcgcctgttcccgcgctttcttcccgacgccggcgtctataaaaggtctcccggctcaacGGTAGCCAccacagccctcgtcgctccaccgccgtctcctccaccaccagtggcaatggcgaagcgccccggcgctggccacttccctccaccgccgtctcctccacttccAGTCCCGGAATCGCAGGTCGACACCGACCCCGCGGCCCGAGAAGAGCGGCGGCGGCAAGGGATGCAGAACTGGCGTGCACACCGTCAGCAACGGCGGGAGGCACTCGAGCAGCAGGCCCGCCAGCAGCGTGAGGCGGCGCAGGCGATGGATCTAGCGGCGTTCTGCGCCCATGGCCCCGCTGCTgaggaggccgcggcggcagcagcgtggcacgagcagcagtgcgacaccattgcggcgttcgacgcctcgaCGGGAGAAGAGGCGAGACGGCGCCGGTAccgggaggagatggagcagcggtgggcTGATGAGCGTCGGCGCCAGCGCGATGAGCGGGAGGCGCTGTACCGTGAACGACGGGAggcgatcgagcgccggcggcgggagtcgatcgagcgccgCGGCAGAATCGGGCGGAGGAGCGtcggcagcgggaggcggcgctaaCGGCGATCCGGGAGGCGGGCGGACCGattggcggcggaggccgacgtttggcggcggcgatgatggaggcgccaacagatgtggaggaggaggaggccgaggcggaggagaccgagatggaggacgacgacgacgacgacgagttcgagtggtctgacgacgacgggccgcacccggacgagacggccgatcagcaacgcgcgctcgtcgagtccttcgagtcggagaagaagctccaggacgacgcccgtgcccgcgaagaggcgcagattcgtcgcgcagtcgagctctccctcccggcggcgcagcaggggagggcggacTTCGACGCGTTGCTGGAGCAGCGGCGTCTGGCCACCGCCCTACGCTcggagaggcggcgcgcgcagCAAGAGCTGCGGCTGAGGGCAGGtgacgacggggcggggccatcgaacgcaccgccgggcggtcagtaggctaggtttagatgaaagctagccgttttcattcaaactttgtaatatataatcaaatctgaatgaaaacctttattttcgtgcacaaatatttatttgggggcggcgtttgggggacgcggctggggagtgaCGTCCTCCAAATGCGGCACTAAGAAAACACGTCACTCAAACGCTCAATCCAACGCGTTTTAGGGGACGGTTTggtggacgcggctggagatggtcAGAGAAATGCATTTGCGGTTTTCCACTTGTACTCGAATGGACGACCGCGAAGGATGCAGTGTTGTGATGAATAGTTTGCGAGGTCCGGAGCCATGTTTGGCCAGTTTTGTTGGATGCCACGACGGAACAGAGGTTCAGGTACGGAAATTGGCCTACACGTGCGGCCCGTGAGTCGTGTCATCGGTGGGCCCGAAGGATCCAACACCTGGAGCTTTGTCTCTGTCCCGAGGCAGACGCACACGGGATTCCCGCGAAGTCGCCTAGCTGACCGAGTCCAACTGGCCCACAGCACAGAGGCCCGTTGCTGCTGGCTGGCCTCGAAACGACACAAACTAGCCGTTGCGACTCGCGAGGACTCGTGCCTTGCGGCTCGAAACGACAGAACTAGCCGTTGCCTCCCGTACTCCAATGTCAATCCCCACTTCTTCCTTCACTGCCAACACCATCAGCCCGCACTCGCGCTCTCCcagctcttcttcctcctcccctcGAATCCACTACACTCCTTTCGCAGCTGACCTCCTCTGATCATCATCTGCTGAACAAATCGACCaacatgccgccgccgccgccgctggccaGAGCCGCTCGGCGCGCgccgctcctcctcctcatcatcctaCATTGCAGCAGCTTCTCCACCCTCCTCTCCACCGCCAGCGCCGCCCACCACGTGCGCGCGGCGGGCGACGGCGTGATCATCAGCCAGGCGGACTACCAGGGCCTGCAGGCCATCAAGCACGACCTATCCGACCCCTACGGCTTCCTCCGCTCCTGGAACGACACCGGCATCGGCGCCTGCAGCGGCCACTGGGCCGGCATCAAGTGCGTCAACGGCAGCGTCGTCGCCATCACGCTCCCCTGGCGGGGCCTCGGGGGCCGCCTCTCCGACCGCGTCGGCCAGCTCGTCGCCCTCCGCCGCCTCTCCATCCACGACAACGCCATCGCCGGCGCCATCCCGCCGTCCCTCGGCTTCCTCCCGGACCTCCGCGGCCTCTACCTCTTCAACAACCGCTTCTCCGGCGCCGTCCCGCCCGAGCTCGGCCGATGCCGAGCGCTGCAGTCCTTCGACGCCAGCACCAACCGCCTCACCGGCGTGCTCCCCGCCTCGCTCGCCAACTCCACCAAGCTCATCCGCCTCAACCTCAGCCACAACTCCATCACCAACAACATCCCGGCCGAGATAATCAGCTCGCCGTCACTCCTCTTCCTCGACCTCTCCTACAACAAGCTCACCGGCCCCATCCCCGACGCCTTCGCCGGCACCTCCaaacccccctcctcctcctcctcgtcctctgaCAAGCTAGAGGCCGTCACGGGCACCTACCAGCTCGTCTTCCTCAGCCTCGCCCACAACGCGCTCGACGGGCCGCTGCCGGCCTCCCTGGCGGGTCTCACCAAGCTGCAGGACCTCAACCTCGCGGGAAACGCCATCAACGGCTCCATCCCCGTCGCCCTCGCCGCCCTGACCGACCTCAAGGCGCTCGACCTCTCCGGCAACAAGCTCGACGGGGAGATCCCGCCCGGCCTCGCCAACCTCACCGCCACGCTCCAAACCTTCAACGTCTCCTACAACAACCTCTCCGGCGCGGTGCCGGCCTCGCTCGCGCAGAAGTTCGGGCCTCCCTCCTTCGCCGGGAACGTCCTGCTCTGCGGCTACTCTGCTTCCTCGCCGCCCTGCCCGGCGTCGCCGTCCCCTGCATCACCCGAGCAGGAGCCCACTGGTCCCCGCGGTGGCCGCACCAAAAAGGAGCTCGTACTCATCATTGGAGGGATCGTGGTGGGCGCCCTCATCCTGCTGTCACTCTGCTGCCTCCTCCTCTGCTGCTGTGTAAGGAAGAGGAGGTCCAGCAGCGGTGGAGCACGGAGCGGGAAGCAGTCGACGAGCAAGGACGCCGCCGGTGGTGCtgcggccgcggcggcggccgggcggGGCGAGAAGCCGGGGTCGTCCGAGGCGGagtccggcggcggcgacgtcggCGGCAAGCTCGTGCACTTCGACGGGCCGCTCGCGTTCACGGCCGACGACCTGCTCTGCGCCACCGCGGAGATCATGGGGAAGAGCACCTACGGGACCGTCTACAAGGCCACGCTCGAGGACGGCAGCCTCGTGGCCGTCAAGCGCCTCAGGGAGAAGATCACCAAGGGGCACAAGGAGTTCGAGGCTGAGGCGGCGGCGCTCGGCAAGATCCGACACCCCAACCTGCTGCCGCTCAGGGCATACTACCTCGGCCCCAAGGGGGAGAAGCTGCTCGTCTTCGACTACATGCCCAATGGCAGCCTCTCCGCCTTATTGCACGGTAACATTCGTTCATCTTTTCGAGCTCAACTCTGCAACTGTGATGAGTTCGTTCCTCTGACATTTTTGAATCGATTGGATTGGCATTCGCCTCAGCTCGCGCGCCCAACACGCCCGTCGAGTGGCCGGCACGGATGACGGTCGCCAAGGGCACGGCACGCGGCCTCGCCTACCTCCACGACGACGCCACCATCGTCCACGGCAACCTCACCGCCAGCAACGTCCTCCTCGACGACGGCTCCAGCCCCAAGATCGCCGATATCGGACTGTCCCGCCTCATGACGGCCGCCGCCAACTCCAACGTGCTCGCCGCCGCGGGCGCCCTGGGATACCGCGCGCCGGAGCTGTCCAAGCTCAAGAAGGCCAGCGCCAAGACCGACGTGTACAGCCTCGGCGTCATCATCCTCGAGCTCCTCACCGGCAGGTCGCCGGCCGACACCACCAACGGCATGGACTTGCCGCAGTGGGTGGCTTCCATTGTGAAGGAGGAGTGGACGAGCGAGGTGTTCGACGTCGAGCTGATGCGGGACGCGGCCACTGGCCCTGACGGGGACGAGCTCATGGACACGCTCAAGCTGGCTCTGCAGTGCGTCGACCCGTCGCCGTCCGCCCGTCCCGATGCACGGGAGGTGCTGCGGCAGCTTGAGCAGATCCGGCCTGGACCGGAAGGACCCAGTGAGGAAGCTCACATGGCTCTTGGTCCCAGTGAGTAGGCCGACCAAACGGGCCACAACCAGGAGAGGTTCAGGAGCGAAATTGTGCAACTTTTAGCTTAGCTAGAGCCCCTAGAAAGCAGAAATTGATGCAATCTTTAAGAAATTCTTTGATTCATTTGCAAGAGAGTAGCAAATAGTAGTACAATTATTTATCAGTGTTCTTTGCAGTTTGTTTGTATAGGCAAATATTATTTGCTATCTAGAATACTGACGATGAAAAGAAAATTAAGTTGCTACAACATGCTCGATTTATTAGTGTTCTTTGCGTTTTGTTTGTATAGGCAAATATTATTTGCTACCTAGAATACTGACGATGAAAAGAAAATTAAGTTGCTACAACATGGTCAAAGTAGATTTAGCTATTTCTTATTAACTCTCATTTGAGATTAGTAGCCCTTGGTTGGGATCTTTTTATACTTTCGCACTTCTATCAGTCTCGATTGTTCGGATTTGATGATTCTCACTCGTTGGATCAAGATCCTTTTTACACATCTAAAAAAAAAGAGATACTATCATTTTACACTTTCGTACTTCTATGAATCTAAATGTCGTGAGGGTAGACTAAGAAAGATACTTAGCAAAATTTGAAGGAAAGATATTCAATCCATTTCACTATATTTCTCGGTGGCATCTAGAAGTATGTTTTAATACTATATTCATCAGGAAACAAAAGCTAATTATCACTATACACACGTGCTTTGTACTCCCTCCGTATCGGTTTAACGGGTGCGCACACATTTTAAGACCAAAATAATGGTCAAAATGATTTCTTAAACTATGTGCGCGTCTGTTAAACAGTTTCAGAGGAAGTAGTGTGCATGTGTGCGtttataggggtgagtgtatgcacgtgtatgtgtatgtgtatgtgtatgtgagcgtctgcgtttgtactgtgttcctAAAAAAAGGTGCCCGAGGTATTCTCTAAGATCTACTTCATGTTTTCCAAAATAAATGTTCCAATTTTTTCTAGTTTCACATGTATTTACGCATTAAACACGTCATTTAGACGGGCCTAGATTAATCTACGATACATATTTTAAAAGGAAAAAAGTACCTTTGATAAAAACAAAGAGCGTGGATGACATGAAACAAAATTGATACCTAGGATTCCCGTTGGTGAAAACAAAATCATGAAAGCAACTCTACTTAACTAGCCGTAGTTGGAGTCACTACAACACACTCGGCTTTCGCTGACGAGCGAAGGTCAAAAAACCGGAAGGAGGTATGCGAATGACCACGTGAGAGAAACAAAACACAACAATGGTGGGTGAGGAAACAATGCAGCTAACACACTACATAGAGAATGAATCGCGAGACATGTATTATAAACGGAGTGTCGGTGGGAAAGCCTCGAAGAGTCGACATGCGAGGTGGTAATAAAACTATTTATACATTTAAACTATGCAATATGGTTGCATTCTGGTTGTATGTTTTCATTTACTTAAAGATAGTTGAAAATGTTTTGGTGCCGCGAGAGTTTATACTCGTGCTCTTAGCGGATGCAGTGGAGATGCCAATAGCATCTTCAACATATGATGTGTTATACATCACCATGTTTCTTGCTATATCATATCACGAAAGAATCATGACTATTTGCAGCAATACACACCCTATAATTTCTTTCTCATGCCTGTTCATGGAGGAACATGGTAGGTAGCttgatttgtttttgttttttttgaattggtAGGTAGCTTGATTTATTGCGCCTTTGCTTGCTAGCTTATTTTTTCGTTTGCCGATTGCTAGCTTGGGTTGCTGCTGCTTTTTTTTTTCGAATTAGTTGCTGCTGCTTAGTCTGCTTCTTTTGTGTGCATAGCACCGCATTGACCACATCCtagcacaagtatcaacttgccgAGGTGCAACTGATTTCCATTTTTTCTGAAGACCCCATGCCTTATGATGGTTAATAATTGTGTTGACTCTACAGTATTCAGTGGTATACTGCAGTATGGTTGTTTGTACCTTTTGTCCGTCTCCATTGTTTTGGAACATTTCATTGTAGGGTTCATTGTATATAGTCATACCTATGGACTACTTCCCTTCTCCAAAAAGCATCCACCTTTGATTTTTGGTAAAGATATTAAGCAAAACCATAGCCAGCGGTTGTGCCTCATTGTTTGTATTTCCATTAAACATTAATTACTTACATGTTGTGGAAGTCATGTGGAACTGAAATTAGACTGTTGTTTATTTAGATATATGGTGTACCCCTTGCTACATACTTTCTCTTCTGGACATGACAGAATGGTTCATGTTTGAATTTCATCCTCTCGTCTCCTATGAGCATATGAATTTTTAAACCAAAAAAGCTTTGATTACAAATTGGTCTATGTTATGGTGGTTTCTTTACTTATTTTTGCATGTTTGGGTAAATCCGGTAGTATCACAAAGAAGATACAGTGTCTTGGAAAACAAACAGTGGTCTTTAGTTGGTATTTTTTAGTGTAATCATACATAACATATCCATGAAACATATTTCAGATTGCAAAAAAAATTTTGTTCCGCGTTACAAAGTAAGAACATGAAGAATCTGTAAAAGGGAGTGATACAACGATATCTCATGAAATACTTACGAAGTTGTCTTATTGAATGATACAATGAAGGCATGCCAGCCTATGTGTTTTTTGCTTATTAGAGGATGTGATTTTGCGTTTATATCTAGATGTCCATTTTTCATAATCTAGGCGGGCCTAACAATCGTTTGTTTCGACGCTGATGTTGTTATTTTCTTGACGTGCAGATGCACATTCTTTCCTTCGTGATGTTAACTCCAACACGCAATCCGAtagggtgtgtgtgtgtgaggaTCGCATGCTTTTGGGAGCGTATGGATCCGAGGAAGAATAATGAgcttgtttagctccagtttatgatGGTTCAAGAGAAGGTAACCGATGGACATTTAGTTGATTCGCAGGAAGTTTGTAGCTCAGCTTTGGC
It includes:
- the LOC127294692 gene encoding probable leucine-rich repeat receptor-like protein kinase IMK3; protein product: MPPPPPLARAARRAPLLLLIILHCSSFSTLLSTASAAHHVRAAGDGVIISQADYQGLQAIKHDLSDPYGFLRSWNDTGIGACSGHWAGIKCVNGSVVAITLPWRGLGGRLSDRVGQLVALRRLSIHDNAIAGAIPPSLGFLPDLRGLYLFNNRFSGAVPPELGRCRALQSFDASTNRLTGVLPASLANSTKLIRLNLSHNSITNNIPAEIISSPSLLFLDLSYNKLTGPIPDAFAGTSKPPSSSSSSSDKLEAVTGTYQLVFLSLAHNALDGPLPASLAGLTKLQDLNLAGNAINGSIPVALAALTDLKALDLSGNKLDGEIPPGLANLTATLQTFNVSYNNLSGAVPASLAQKFGPPSFAGNVLLCGYSASSPPCPASPSPASPEQEPTGPRGGRTKKELVLIIGGIVVGALILLSLCCLLLCCCVRKRRSSSGGARSGKQSTSKDAAGGAAAAAAAGRGEKPGSSEAESGGGDVGGKLVHFDGPLAFTADDLLCATAEIMGKSTYGTVYKATLEDGSLVAVKRLREKITKGHKEFEAEAAALGKIRHPNLLPLRAYYLGPKGEKLLVFDYMPNGSLSALLHARAPNTPVEWPARMTVAKGTARGLAYLHDDATIVHGNLTASNVLLDDGSSPKIADIGLSRLMTAAANSNVLAAAGALGYRAPELSKLKKASAKTDVYSLGVIILELLTGRSPADTTNGMDLPQWVASIVKEEWTSEVFDVELMRDAATGPDGDELMDTLKLALQCVDPSPSARPDAREVLRQLEQIRPGPEGPSEEAHMALGPSE